In Aminiphilus circumscriptus DSM 16581, the sequence CTCCTCCTCGTTCTCCGGGACACGAGTCCCCATGCGTCTTCCCCCACATCCGGAGGAAGCGGAGACAGCATAGGGATTTCCCGTTTCAGCGCAATGGAGAAACGATGACTCTTTTCTTGCAGCGCAGGCACATTTCTTCTCCGGAAACGTCAGGAAAGCGTTACGCCTCCGGAACAGTAGCTTCGGAAAAGCACGGCTTCAGGCGTTTCCGTTCTCCCGCGCTCCGCCCTGTCCGTCGAGCCAGGCGAGAAAGGCATCGGCGGAAAAGGCTGTCATCCCCGCCTCGAAGAGCAGGTCCGCCATGGAAAAGGCGGGATCCAGCGGCGGCTGCGGCAGAGAGGGGATGGCCACGCAACGCATGCCCGCCCGGACCGCCGCTTCCACGCCGTACTTGGCGTCCTCCATCACCACGAGGGAATCCGGAGGAAGCGCAAGGCGTCGCGCCGCCTCCAGAAAGATGTCCGGCGCGGGTTTGCCCCGGGGCACCTCCTCGGCGGAGAGCCGAAGGGGGAAATGGGCGTCGATGCCCGCCACGGCAAGGACTTCGTCGATGACGGACGGGGACGACCCGGAGGCGATGGCCAGGGCGAGCCCTCGCTCCTCCAGAAGGGGGAGCAGGCGCCGCATCTCGGGAAAGGCAGGGGTGTTCCGCCGGGCCAGATCCAGGTAGATGGCGTTCTTTTTCTCCAGAAGCACCTCCGGTCCGTCGGGAAGGTTGTAGTCCCGGTGGAGTTCCTCCATCATCAGGAAGTTGCTGTACCCCACGT encodes:
- a CDS encoding HAD-IA family hydrolase; translated protein: MRMHHVGLVVRDLYAQELFYRTMLDFATEYRYSSRNTPGLRTVFLRRGDAVVELLSTADPEKIPAVSDGAVAGEGHLSLEVDSVEGEYERLRALGAPNLTPPRNTGDGFREFTLTDPEGNRIEFCRRIRPFAAPPLAGVIFDLDGTLVDSEDNYFEADRILLEEYGVAFHPDMKKKYVGYSNFLMMEELHRDYNLPDGPEVLLEKKNAIYLDLARRNTPAFPEMRRLLPLLEERGLALAIASGSSPSVIDEVLAVAGIDAHFPLRLSAEEVPRGKPAPDIFLEAARRLALPPDSLVVMEDAKYGVEAAVRAGMRCVAIPSLPQPPLDPAFSMADLLFEAGMTAFSADAFLAWLDGQGGARENGNA